A stretch of DNA from Phoenix dactylifera cultivar Barhee BC4 unplaced genomic scaffold, palm_55x_up_171113_PBpolish2nd_filt_p 000557F, whole genome shotgun sequence:
GTTTTTCAGTTAGCTTTAGTGTAGAAAATGTGTCAAAATGAAGATCAGAGAGACTAAGATATGGAGAGAACATGTGGAGCTTAGAAAGTGAGAAGCAAAGCTCCTTCCCCACTTCCTAAAATACTTAAACCTGACCTTCTAGGTCTCTATTGGCATAAGGATATCTAGGTCTGCTTCCTGGTGGTTCAAAACAACTTTGGGGATCCAATGGATCCCACAAAGTGGATTCTTTTCCCCCCCAACTGCCCCACCGCATTGGAGGGCCTCCATTGGATTGTTAAAGATCACATAGGTTCAAAGGCAGGCTTGGGGGGAGAACAAGGAACAAAGTATGCTAGCTAGTCTAGATTTGGATCATGGAGAAGAAGCTGTGTAGGGTGGCAAACTTGCCTATGCTTTATTTGGTTGCTACATGTCATTGGTTGTGTATGTTGATATAAAGGCATTAAAAGTGTTGGAAATAATTTGACTAGAAACtgctttatcattattttatagaagttttctaaaaaaataatctactaaaataaaatcagaaaattgaAAAGAGCTTGCCTGGATTGAGGCATATGATATATACTGCCATACGAATGTGATTGGCCCTCTACGTGTAGGTTTGCAGTGATCTCGTCCCCAAGGTATAACAATCCGACTCAGTTCGTtcctcctctaatgagcacgatCGCTGAGAGGCTTGACCTAATCAACTCCTTCAATTgcctagaaaagaagaaaaagataaaaagcagAAAATTAAAGAGTGGAAGAACTTTGTTTGTAGAAAAAACTCTCAGGAGATAGAGTACCAgtgagaaatagagagagattggattggattaggattaatctTAAaggagtctatttatagactattCGAAGACCAAACAGATGTGATGGTTCCGAAGATACGTAATGTTTCGGAAACACCTATCTTTTCGAAAGCCAACATTATCTTCCGAAGAGTCACAACTCTTCTAAAAGAGGCATCTCATAAAaggatattttaaaatatttaaaacaactaaaggTTATGAGATAAGAAAaaatttatatctttttttaatttgatactccaacaatcccccacaaaagatttaatttttttaaaaattatatagtaGAATATTTGGACAACTTATCTTGTGCAATGGGTGAGGTGTTCCATGGACTTGAACCTCATTTAGTGTTGAAAGTATCTATATGAAGAAACTATAGTGGATTAGACCTGAAATTAGGTCGTTTGACTCAGATTTCTACTTATTACACACATAATACAGATCAATTGGGTCTTTATGCGGTTAGCGCCATTTAAAAGCCTTGTGCTTAGtaccttgattttttttatgaaaagtttATTAGGGTTAGCCCAAACTCCTAGTCGTGGCCTATACGACACTTCTCATATAGGTAAGTCCTCCAAGGATATTTGTGACATAATACTCTGCAAATTTTCTATCTTGgacttattaagagtataactcAATCTTtccaatatatatttttgtcatTGATAAGAGCACTCATCGTAGGGATGAGAGGAGATATACTCTAAAAAATGTGCTCCGACATGATCACTGAATCAACTTCGTTTCTACCACATTGAACCTCATTCATTGGATCCCCAATCACAGAGATTGGCCGCGGACGGGCACGGGGTGGAGCGCAGCCGGCACGCGGCGCGGAGCGGCGGTGGCATGCCGCCGGGCGGTTGACGGCTCAATTGTGCCCGAGTCCCGCGGCCACCGCGTCGCCCGGCCGGCATGAGGGCGGGAGGCAACCGGGCGGCGCCTGCAGAACCGGACGCGATGGCCGACGCCGCACGGCGCCGACGGGTCCGCACCGAAAACCAGCATGGTGCGGATCGACCGCTGATGAGGTCAGAGGTTACGTGCGTCAGCTGGCCGGCTAGCCCGAGCGGCGGCCGGCACGCGACGCGGATCGAGCAGCCCTGACGGCATGCCGTTGGGTGGCCGACGGCTAAACCGTACCGGAGTCCCGCGGTCGTTCGGGCGGCGGGGCGCGTGCTGATGGAAAGGCCTACGGCGGCGAACCGTCCGCTCGGCCGGCCGAGCCTTCCGCAGCGGCGGCCGAGATGACCGAGCGAAGCCCCGGCGACGGGCGGCGCGCGTGTGTCCGTGCAGCCGAGATGACCGAGCGAAGCCCCGGCGACGGACGGCATGCGCGTGTCCAGCTGCAAATAGGTTGGGTCGAGCCGTGACCTGACTCAACCCGACCTACACAAGACTCGACCtgatccgaattttaggactcGCGGGGCCGGGTCATGTCCTAAATTTGGATCCGTTTTatttttcgggtcgggtcgggtccacccAATTTTGACCCGGACCCAGACCTAGTCCTAACCCGACCCATTTTTTCTTTGGGCcagttttttatattatatagtGGAACTTTGAATATAAAACTACATAGACCCGggcccgacccgatccgaatgATCCGTCGGGTCCAAGTTTGTAGGCatggacccgacccaacccaacccGACCTAATTTTCAAccggtcgggtccgggtccaaaattaggacctacCAGATGATCGCGCTCGAGTTCTCAAAGGTAAAACTCTCTGATTGCATTCTGTTCTACCttttgattcatcgtaattatgataagatgttatcatCATTCTAGGATTCTGAAATCGATCTCggtgtattaaaaaaaaatattgataagttTTTGTGGTGGAGTTTACGGAAAATCTTATTGGTTTATAATTAGTTTATCTTTCTGAGACTTTATGAAGACTTTAATCGAATCCTGCTATAGAATCGTTGAAATGCTGTAGTTGTAGATGCGGTACATGATAATGGTGGGAATTTgttggggtttagggtttattgGTCAGGGACAGACAAGGATTGAAGTAAGGGTAGGGAAAAGGAGGGGAGAAGATAGATGaaggatttcaaaattttaaagcaCTCGCAGTTCCATTATAGTcgatcttttaattttctttgggGGTTGATAAGTCTAATAGTCCCTCATCTCGTATTACATTACATTGTCATCTTTTTTCAATAAGATGTGCTTGGCTATGGAGTATAGCACTAAGTTAGACGCCATATAAGGATTAAGCAGACTTTTGCAATTGAGTGTCAAGATAAGATCTACCTTGCAAGGATTGTTATCGAATATCTTCCAACAAAAAATTATGTCAGGAGGGGCCTTCCATAAACTTTGAAGGTCAGTTGGTATAAAGGAAGTTCTAAATCCATGCAGCTTGGGAGAACCCCTCtgaaatttatttgaacatgtagagagtgccaaaaaaaaaaaaaagatgacatTTTTTAACATAGGAAATTGTATGTATGTGTAAGACGTTATAAGCTAATGAGTTAAATTGTAATGTAATCCAAGGTAcgtcgtaccggtaccggtaggcgtaccggtcgcctaccGGATCGGTATGGTTCCGGTTCGAACTAGTTTGAACTGATACTGATTTAGTACTGATAAAGCTAGGTGCACACGTGGAAAAAAGCCGTGCGCACGTGTTTGCGTGCGCCCGACGTTAAATGCCACTTTGTGGCATTGAATCTCCTGCTGCCCAATGCGGGCGCGGTTTCCAGCAAGGAAAACCGTGCAGGCGCCCTGCCCCACCTGCAAGCCGGTACGAACCGGCCCGGTTCGCATCAGTACGCCGCGGGAAGCTATCGGTTCCCGCCCCATAGGGGTCGGAACCGTTTTCCACGGATGAACTGTACCGATTGGCACCAGTACCGGTATGGTACGTGCTGAACCTGCCCGTATGGATCGGTTCAGCAAACCATGGTGCAATCCCAAATTGGTGCATAAACATCATATAATTTTATTCCTCGATTAGGGGCTTAAGCTTCCCAGCATGCTTAGCTTATAGTGGGATTCATATAGTGAGTTACTCTTTGGGGAAAAGGTAAAATACTAGAGCATCCAATATTCCAactatattttgaaattttattgaTGAGGGGTAGAGGTGGCATTAATCATTTCTGTGCATGTTTATAACTGAATCAAAACTAATGGTCATTCATAATATCCCATTCATTAGTGTAAGGAATTAGGGTTAAATGTCTAACAACTCTTCTTTGTTTAGCATATCCTAACCATTGGTGGGCTTACTCCATGACTCTAATGTCAAAAACAAttgactgaaaaaaaaaaaagattaaataaATTACTTTCTTTGGTAGGTTGTCATTCATAGGTGGTCTACTTTTATGTAGTAACTTACTGTTATTTCTTTTTAACATCAATCTCCCTGAAGCAAGAATAACTTGTGCTTGAGGTTGTTTGGTCAGTACAACCTTATCCACAAACAATCTTTTTGTTTGACTGCAATGTGGGGATCCATGTCACTGTCCAAGTAAATTAATACTTAAGACTTAATTTGACATTTTTTAAGACTGTTTTCTCGTGTTTCTTGACACTTGGTTCACTGTAGGTGCCAATAGTTCATGTGCTGTAATATGTAACATGACATAACCCAACATAGGGATATTGTCATGAAAATAAGACTATGAACGCATATTACATTTATTTAGTTTTGAtaaaagaaacaaagctagcaaTGATGTTATAGCATTAGTCAAAGATTTTTCTTTCAACACCTGaaataaaaaaggagaaaattatTATATAAGCTTAGAGCTTGAAATCATGTTCCATTGGACAGATACATTTAAATGACCATAAGCATATAATCCAAAACTATCTGTGTCTTCATGATGAAAAACCACATATTTCATATGTAATACTTTGTAACATAATGTTTACTAAAATTATTTGGTGCCAACCTGATGTATGAACATCATGGACTCAAACTTGTTGAAGCATTACTATTTGTAATGACTGAGCACTAAAGTCAACTAGCTTCTTGGAGAGCTATTTTGGCATAAAGGATTGGGTATATCCAACAGAGCAATGCTATATGTGGTATATTAGTTTTGTCGTTTATTTTACACAGTTAACATTTTCTTGTCTTATAATCATAAGTTATTTTGGATTAAATGCAGTtgctctaaaaaaaaattacttcagACACCTGCTTTAACTTTTATTTGTTAAATTTTGAAGAATAAATGCACAATGATATACAGATATTCTCTCACCAATATTATCATCTTGAATATATATGtaaccattaaaaaaaatatgggtgATGTTTATTTCAGGAGCATAGCTTAGGCAGTGATGTTCCTTTGAAGAATCTAGATAGGAATCTCTCCTCATTTTCCTTCAGTTAAAATATGGATAAGATTCAAGTTTGGAGTTGTCTTCAAGTGATCTTAGCATAAGAGAAAAAGGCAGCTACAGTGAAGAAGATAATCCATCTGTCAATGGGTTCCAGGAATTCAATCATCGCGAGTTCGAGCATCTCAGCAAAACTTTTAAGTAGCTTGTCTTCACATGATGGACTTGGACTTTGTGGAGCACAAATCTGTGATAAGGCCATTGGTAGCAGAGAACTGGAACAGAGCATTATAAATATGGAAACTGCAAAGAGATGCCTTGTTCACTATAATTCGATGTTGGATAACCTTATTCTCAAAAAGAACTATAGAATGAAAGGATCTATAAAGAAAGTGCATTCAATTAAAATTTATCCTTCAAATTTTCATGAATCTACTATGtcaggaagcatttttcctatGTCAGAAAAGGAGCCCTTGGATGAGTTGCTTATAGAGAACAGCTTGATTGAAGATAGGTTCTGCAGAAATTTTTTATCCTGTTTATGGAAGCAATGGCATTATGACTATGGAATCTTCACTATTCTAACAACACCATTATTTACATTCCTTGCCAAACAGATGTTTGTTCTTCTCTAACAGTCCAGAGTGCTCTTCTCCAGATGGGCATACATATCTGCAACTGTTTGACACTAAAAAGAATAATCTCTTTGTGGTGAAATCCCCACCTGAAAGCTTCTTCATTCAGGTAGGGGAAGCAGCTGATATCTTGTCATGTGGTAAGCTTTGCATTACACTTATTCTGTTGGCTGAcctgttgaaatagaggaaTTAAGCTGATAGATATTCGCCATCTTCTTGCAGCCAGCTTGGAACAAAACTCTCTCTTATCCTgcataccttttagattctgaAACAAGTAGGAAGTTGTTGTCAAGCTTCGAGACATCTGGGTCTTGTGACCAAAAAAACAAGTGCTTCACTGAGCTCCTTCATCACTGAAACTCAGGAACTTCTTGAGCTAATGCAAGAAATCTTCAAAAAAGTCCACTATCCTCTCGATTGAGAGATGGGATGACACTTGCAGAATTCTCACGTGAAACCACCAGGCAGTACTATAGTGACAGCGGACCACAGTCTGTTAGCTAATTTGCAAAAATGGGTATTTCTGTAGGTTGTCGACATCTAGTCAATTACAAGTTTATTATTTAATTCAAACATCGGAGAGGAGTTATGATTCTCTGAGGTTACAAAGTGTGCAAAGCTATGTTTGTAAACAATCTGCAGTTGTTCGGTGggaatcaaatataaaaagaaagcGGAAATAGCCCAAGCTAAAACAAGGTATTAGAATTCTTAAAATCATGGCTAACATGCAGAGAGGGAAAAAGCATTCCTGGGATTCAGCAATTTCTGCATCACTACATGTCTGCACATTTCCTTCTTCAGAAGCTGGACATCAACATTTTGTTTACCTTCTACCTTCACCAGTGTTACatatttgatgcaggacaactgcagaaaggagaggaaaga
This window harbors:
- the LOC103697315 gene encoding uncharacterized protein LOC103697315; this encodes MGSRNSIIASSSISAKLLSSLSSHDGLGLCGAQICDKAIGSRELEQSIINMETAKRCLVHYNSMLDNLILKKNYRMKGSIKKVHSIKIYPSNFHESTMSGSIFPMSEKEPLDELLIENSLIEDRFCRNFLSCLWKQWHYDYGIFTILTTPLFTSPECSSPDGHTYLQLFDTKKNNLFVVKSPPESFFIQVGEAADILSCGKLCITLILLADLLKYSETSRKLLSSFETSGSCDQKNKNLQKSPLSSRLRDGMTLAEFSRETTRQYYSDSGPQSVS